The following coding sequences lie in one Hydrogenophaga sp. PBL-H3 genomic window:
- a CDS encoding GntR family transcriptional regulator: MTAQIFSIPPAALHEQATHRLRQMLVEGQIAPGAKLNERELCEQLNVSRTPLREAIKTLAAEGLVELVPNRGAVAVQLSETDVHNTFEVMAGLEAASGQLAAQRVTDAELAEIKALHYEMLAAYTRGDLSAYYPLNAAIHRAINAAARNPVLTSTYNQVNARLQALRFRSNQDGEKWSRAVKEHEAMIQALEARDPVALASVLTTHLNNKRDVVIEQLRSMEVQTMQQQGAKE, translated from the coding sequence ATGACGGCCCAGATTTTCTCCATACCTCCGGCGGCCTTGCACGAGCAGGCCACCCACCGCCTGCGCCAGATGCTGGTCGAGGGGCAGATCGCCCCGGGCGCCAAGCTCAACGAGCGCGAGTTGTGCGAGCAGCTCAACGTGTCTCGCACGCCGCTGCGCGAAGCCATCAAGACCCTGGCCGCCGAGGGCCTGGTGGAGCTGGTGCCCAACCGCGGCGCGGTGGCGGTGCAGCTCAGTGAGACCGATGTGCACAACACCTTTGAAGTGATGGCCGGGCTGGAAGCGGCCTCGGGGCAACTGGCCGCACAGCGTGTGACCGACGCCGAACTCGCCGAGATCAAGGCGCTGCACTACGAGATGCTGGCCGCCTACACGCGCGGCGATCTCTCGGCCTACTATCCACTCAACGCGGCCATCCACCGCGCCATCAACGCCGCCGCCCGCAACCCGGTGCTCACGAGCACCTACAACCAGGTCAATGCGCGCCTGCAGGCGCTGCGCTTCCGCTCCAACCAGGACGGCGAGAAGTGGAGCCGCGCGGTGAAGGAGCACGAAGCCATGATCCAGGCGCTGGAAGCGCGCGACCCGGTGGCGCTGGCCAGCGTGCTCACGACCCACCTCAACAACAAGCGCGACGTGGTGATCGAGCAGTTGCGCTCGATGGAAGTGCAGACCATGCAGCAGCAGGGAGCCAAGGAATGA
- a CDS encoding pyridoxal-phosphate-dependent aminotransferase family protein, with the protein MLTTDFHPTGRHFLQIPGPSPVPDRVLRAMSLPTIDHRGPEFGVLGLKVLADMQKIFQTRHPVMIYPASGTGAWEAALANTLSPGDHVLMYETGHFAFLWNKLATRLGLKAEVLALSGTDNGVPASWRHGVQAHLIEERLKADTAHSIKAVCVVHNETSTGVTSNIAAVRKAIDAAKHPSLLLVDTISGLASADYRHDEWGVDVSISGSQKGLMLPPGISFNALSPKAIEASKTAKLPKAFWAWDEIIEMNKTGYWPSTPNTNLLYALSEAADMILGQGLDVVFARHQRWADGVRAAVTTWGLPIQCAENGVHSPILTGVMTPEGVDADAVRKIIYERFDCSLGTGLGKIKGRMFRIGHLGDTNDLTLIAAVAGCEMGLKLAGVKLAGSGVQTLMDYYASHPAAVPLRKAA; encoded by the coding sequence ATGCTGACCACCGACTTCCACCCCACCGGCCGCCACTTTTTGCAGATTCCGGGCCCCTCGCCCGTGCCCGACCGCGTGCTGCGCGCCATGAGCCTGCCCACCATCGACCACCGCGGCCCCGAGTTCGGCGTGCTGGGTTTGAAGGTGCTGGCCGACATGCAGAAGATCTTCCAGACCAGGCACCCCGTGATGATCTACCCGGCCTCGGGCACCGGTGCCTGGGAGGCGGCGCTGGCCAACACGCTGAGCCCGGGCGACCACGTGCTGATGTACGAGACCGGCCACTTCGCCTTTCTCTGGAACAAGCTGGCCACGCGCCTGGGCCTCAAGGCCGAGGTGCTGGCATTGAGCGGCACCGACAACGGCGTGCCCGCGAGCTGGCGCCACGGCGTGCAGGCCCACCTGATCGAAGAGCGCCTGAAGGCCGACACGGCCCACAGCATCAAGGCGGTGTGCGTGGTACACAACGAAACCTCCACCGGCGTGACCAGCAACATTGCCGCCGTGCGCAAGGCGATCGACGCAGCCAAACACCCCTCCCTGCTGCTGGTGGACACCATCTCGGGCCTGGCCAGCGCGGACTACCGCCACGACGAGTGGGGTGTGGACGTCTCCATCAGCGGCTCGCAAAAAGGCCTGATGCTGCCGCCCGGCATCAGCTTCAACGCGCTCTCGCCCAAGGCCATCGAGGCCAGCAAGACCGCGAAGCTGCCCAAGGCCTTCTGGGCATGGGACGAAATCATCGAGATGAACAAGACCGGCTACTGGCCGTCGACCCCCAACACCAACCTGCTCTACGCGCTGAGCGAAGCGGCCGACATGATCCTGGGCCAGGGCCTGGACGTGGTGTTCGCCCGCCACCAGCGCTGGGCCGACGGCGTGCGCGCCGCAGTAACGACCTGGGGCCTGCCGATCCAGTGCGCCGAGAACGGCGTGCACTCGCCCATCCTCACCGGCGTGATGACGCCCGAGGGCGTGGACGCCGACGCAGTGCGCAAGATCATCTATGAGCGCTTCGACTGCTCGCTGGGCACCGGCCTGGGCAAGATCAAGGGCCGCATGTTCCGCATCGGCCACCTGGGCGACACCAACGACCTCACGCTGATCGCCGCCGTGGCCGGCTGCGAGATGGGCCTCAAGCTCGCCGGCGTGAAGCTCGCCGGCTCGGGCGTGCAGACCCTCATGGACTACTACGCCAGCCACCCGGCCGCCGTGCCGTTGCGCAAGGCCGCCTGA
- a CDS encoding CoA transferase has product MSGPTCGLLLADMGADVIKIEKIPGGDDARGYRDPQVGGVSAPFMMMNRNKRGLALNLKSPRGRALLLKMVKNADVLVENFRGGTMDKLGLGYEALKAENPGLIYCAITGYGRTGPYADKGGFDLIAQGFAGLMSVTGEAGRPPAKSGNAVSDMNAGILAALGILAAYIHKLKTGEGQVVDTSLSDAALQQTYWHAAVWFATQRSPQPTGSAHILTAPYQAFEASDGWINIGGANQTNWERICDVLGHPEWRTDARFATNSDRMAHLNVLVDLMNSVVRTQTREQWQAAFDAAGVPAGPVHTIGEALSHPQTVARGMVVEVEHPQAGATRAIGCPIHFSASPERSSTPAPLLGQHTREVLLEFDLPEAEIDALVAEGVIAES; this is encoded by the coding sequence ATGTCGGGCCCCACCTGCGGCCTGTTGCTCGCCGACATGGGCGCCGACGTGATCAAGATCGAGAAGATTCCTGGCGGCGACGACGCGCGCGGCTACCGCGACCCACAGGTGGGCGGTGTGTCGGCGCCGTTCATGATGATGAACCGCAACAAACGCGGCCTCGCTCTCAACCTCAAGAGCCCCAGGGGGCGCGCGCTTTTGCTCAAGATGGTGAAAAACGCCGATGTGCTGGTGGAGAACTTTCGCGGCGGCACCATGGACAAGCTGGGCCTGGGCTACGAGGCTTTGAAAGCCGAAAACCCCGGCCTCATCTACTGCGCCATCACCGGCTACGGGCGCACCGGACCGTACGCCGACAAGGGCGGCTTCGACCTGATCGCGCAAGGCTTCGCGGGGTTGATGTCCGTCACCGGCGAAGCGGGCCGCCCGCCGGCCAAGAGCGGCAACGCGGTATCCGACATGAACGCCGGCATCCTGGCCGCGCTCGGCATCCTGGCGGCCTACATCCACAAGCTCAAGACCGGTGAAGGCCAGGTGGTGGACACATCGCTCAGCGACGCGGCGCTGCAGCAGACCTACTGGCATGCGGCGGTTTGGTTTGCCACGCAGCGATCACCCCAACCCACCGGCTCGGCCCACATCCTCACCGCGCCCTACCAGGCGTTCGAAGCCAGCGACGGCTGGATCAACATCGGCGGCGCCAACCAGACCAACTGGGAACGCATCTGCGACGTGCTGGGCCACCCCGAGTGGCGGACCGACGCGCGCTTTGCCACGAACAGCGACCGCATGGCGCATCTGAATGTGCTGGTGGACCTGATGAACTCGGTGGTGCGCACGCAAACACGCGAGCAGTGGCAGGCGGCGTTTGACGCGGCGGGCGTGCCGGCCGGGCCGGTGCACACCATCGGCGAAGCGCTGAGCCACCCGCAAACCGTGGCACGCGGCATGGTGGTGGAAGTGGAGCATCCGCAAGCCGGCGCCACGCGGGCCATCGGCTGCCCCATCCATTTTTCGGCCTCACCCGAGCGCAGCAGCACACCCGCGCCGCTGCTGGGCCAGCACACCCGCGAGGTGCTGCTCGAATTTGATCTGCCGGAGGCGGAGATCGACGCCCTCGTGGCCGAGGGCGTGATCGCCGAATCCTGA
- a CDS encoding enoyl-CoA hydratase/isomerase family protein encodes MTDQGQVRLQIEAGVASVLFDRPQARNAMTWAMYEQLAAINRELSTDRSVRVAVFRGAGGQAFVAGTDIEQFTAFQTGEDGVAYERQIEAGIELMCQLPMPTVAVVEGWCVGGGLAIATACDFRLATPGAKFGVPIAKTLGNCLAIANVARLRAAFGHQRVKRMLVLAEFIAADEALACGFLHAIETPEAIDSATTALAQRLAALAPVTQRVSKATLERLTAHDLAADEDLIRAAYGSDDFHEGVAAFVAKRPPVWSGQ; translated from the coding sequence ATGACCGACCAGGGCCAAGTGCGCCTGCAGATCGAGGCCGGCGTGGCCTCGGTGCTGTTTGACCGACCCCAGGCGCGCAATGCGATGACCTGGGCCATGTACGAGCAGCTCGCGGCCATCAACCGCGAGCTGAGCACGGACCGCAGCGTGCGGGTGGCGGTGTTCCGCGGCGCCGGTGGGCAGGCCTTCGTGGCCGGCACCGACATCGAGCAGTTCACCGCCTTCCAGACCGGCGAAGACGGCGTGGCCTACGAACGCCAGATCGAAGCTGGCATCGAGCTGATGTGCCAGTTGCCCATGCCCACCGTGGCCGTGGTCGAGGGCTGGTGCGTGGGCGGTGGCCTCGCCATTGCCACCGCTTGCGACTTTCGCCTGGCCACACCCGGCGCGAAATTCGGCGTGCCCATTGCCAAGACGCTGGGCAATTGCCTGGCCATTGCCAACGTGGCGCGCCTGCGCGCGGCCTTCGGGCACCAGCGCGTCAAGCGCATGCTGGTGCTGGCCGAGTTCATCGCCGCTGACGAGGCACTGGCCTGCGGCTTCCTGCATGCCATTGAAACGCCCGAGGCGATCGACAGCGCCACCACTGCGCTCGCACAGCGCCTGGCCGCGCTCGCCCCGGTGACGCAGCGTGTGAGCAAGGCCACGCTGGAACGCCTCACCGCGCACGATCTGGCAGCGGACGAGGACCTGATCCGCGCCGCCTACGGCAGCGACGACTTCCACGAAGGCGTGGCCGCCTTCGTGGCCAAACGACCCCCCGTCTGGAGCGGCCAGTGA
- the alaS gene encoding alanine--tRNA ligase — MTRPATAVVSVADIRKSFLDFFASKGHTVVASSSLVPGNDPTLMFTNSGMVQFKDVFLGSDKRPYVRAASVQACLRAGGKHNDLENVGYTARHHTFFEMLGNWSFGDYFKRESLKWAWELLTEVYKLPKERLLATVYEEDDEAYDIWTKEIGLPPERVIRIGDNKGGRYKSDNFWMMADTGPCGPCSEIFYDHGDHIAGGPPGSPDEDGDRFIEIWNNVFMQFNMAEDGSVTPLPAPCVDTGMGLERLAAILQHVHSNYEIDIFDALIKAAGRETGTADLANPSLKVIADHIRATSFLISDGVIPSNEGRGYVQRRIVRRAIRHGYKLGQKTPFFHKMVPDLVRMMGEAYPNLASQAQRITDVLRVEEERFYETLANGMEILDAALADGAKVLPGDVAFKLHDTYGFPLDLSADVCRERGLSVDEAGFHAAMDKQKAQARAAGKFKMDKALDYTGAGNAFVGYEQLDATAKIVALYLDGTPVAELKSGQSGVVVLDSTPFYAESGGQVGDEGVITSGSARFDVADTQKIKADVFGHHGAVVQGTISVGDSVAAQVNTAVRAATVRNHSATHLMHKALREVLGDHVQQKGSLVNAERTRFDFAHNAPVTDAQIRKIEALVNEEVLANAATQARLMDIESAQKTGAMMLFGEKYGETVRVLDIGSSRELCGGTHVQRTGDIGLFKVVGESGVAAGVRRIEAITGANALGYLQSLEDTVAQAAGALKAPTAELTNRIGQTLEQVKALEKEVAALKGKLASSQGDDLMLQAVDVKGIKVLAAVLNGADAKTLRDTLDKLKDKLKTAAIVLAAVDGNKVQLAAGVTADSVGKVKAGELVNFVAQQVGGKGGGKADMAMAGGTDALGLDAALKSVQTWVAERA, encoded by the coding sequence ATGACCCGCCCCGCCACTGCAGTTGTTTCTGTTGCCGACATCCGCAAGAGCTTCCTGGACTTCTTCGCCTCCAAGGGCCACACCGTGGTCGCGTCCAGCTCACTCGTGCCGGGCAACGACCCCACGCTCATGTTCACCAACTCGGGCATGGTCCAGTTCAAGGACGTGTTCCTCGGCTCCGACAAGCGCCCCTATGTGCGCGCGGCCTCGGTGCAGGCCTGCCTGCGCGCCGGTGGCAAGCACAACGACCTGGAAAACGTGGGCTACACCGCGCGCCACCACACCTTCTTCGAGATGCTGGGCAACTGGTCGTTTGGCGACTACTTCAAACGCGAATCGCTCAAGTGGGCCTGGGAGCTGCTGACCGAGGTTTACAAATTGCCGAAAGAGCGCCTGCTCGCCACGGTGTACGAAGAAGACGACGAGGCCTACGACATCTGGACCAAGGAAATCGGCCTGCCGCCCGAGCGCGTGATCCGCATCGGCGACAACAAGGGCGGGCGCTACAAGAGCGACAACTTCTGGATGATGGCCGACACCGGCCCTTGCGGCCCCTGCTCAGAGATCTTCTACGACCACGGCGACCACATCGCCGGCGGCCCTCCAGGCAGCCCCGATGAAGACGGCGACCGCTTCATCGAGATCTGGAACAACGTGTTCATGCAGTTCAACATGGCCGAGGACGGCTCGGTCACGCCGCTGCCCGCGCCTTGCGTGGACACCGGCATGGGCCTGGAGCGCCTGGCCGCCATCCTGCAGCACGTGCACAGCAACTACGAGATCGACATTTTTGATGCGTTGATCAAGGCTGCGGGCCGCGAAACCGGTACTGCCGATCTGGCGAATCCCTCGCTCAAGGTGATCGCCGACCACATCCGCGCCACGTCCTTCCTCATCAGCGACGGCGTGATCCCGAGCAACGAAGGCCGGGGCTACGTGCAGCGCCGCATCGTGCGCCGCGCCATTCGCCACGGCTACAAGCTCGGCCAGAAGACCCCGTTCTTCCACAAGATGGTGCCCGACCTGGTGCGCATGATGGGCGAGGCTTACCCGAATCTGGCAAGCCAGGCTCAGCGCATCACCGATGTGCTGCGGGTGGAGGAGGAGCGCTTCTACGAGACGCTGGCCAACGGCATGGAAATCCTCGATGCGGCCCTTGCCGACGGTGCGAAGGTGCTGCCGGGGGATGTGGCCTTCAAGCTGCACGACACCTACGGCTTCCCGCTCGACCTCTCGGCCGACGTGTGCCGCGAGCGTGGTCTCTCGGTCGATGAAGCCGGCTTCCACGCCGCCATGGACAAGCAGAAGGCCCAGGCGCGCGCAGCCGGCAAGTTCAAGATGGACAAGGCGCTCGACTACACCGGCGCGGGCAACGCTTTCGTGGGTTACGAGCAGCTCGATGCCACGGCCAAGATCGTGGCCCTGTACCTCGACGGCACGCCCGTGGCCGAGCTCAAGAGCGGCCAGAGTGGCGTGGTTGTGCTCGACAGCACGCCGTTTTACGCCGAGAGCGGCGGCCAGGTGGGCGACGAAGGTGTGATCACCAGCGGCTCGGCCCGGTTTGACGTGGCCGACACGCAGAAGATCAAGGCCGACGTTTTCGGCCACCACGGCGCGGTGGTGCAGGGCACCATCAGCGTGGGTGACAGTGTGGCGGCCCAGGTGAACACCGCAGTGCGCGCTGCCACCGTGCGCAACCACAGCGCCACCCACCTGATGCACAAGGCCCTGCGCGAGGTGCTGGGCGACCATGTGCAGCAGAAGGGCTCGCTGGTGAATGCCGAGCGCACGCGCTTCGACTTCGCGCACAACGCACCTGTGACCGACGCGCAGATCCGCAAAATCGAGGCTTTGGTGAATGAAGAAGTGCTGGCCAACGCCGCCACGCAGGCGCGCCTGATGGACATCGAATCGGCGCAGAAGACCGGCGCCATGATGCTGTTTGGCGAGAAGTACGGCGAGACCGTGCGCGTGCTCGACATTGGCAGCAGCCGCGAACTTTGCGGCGGCACGCACGTGCAGCGCACCGGTGACATTGGCCTCTTCAAGGTGGTGGGCGAAAGCGGTGTGGCCGCGGGCGTGCGCCGCATCGAAGCCATCACCGGCGCCAACGCGCTGGGCTATCTGCAGTCGCTGGAAGACACCGTGGCGCAGGCCGCAGGCGCGCTCAAGGCGCCCACAGCCGAACTCACGAACCGCATCGGCCAGACGCTGGAGCAGGTGAAGGCGCTGGAGAAGGAAGTGGCCGCGCTCAAAGGCAAGCTGGCGTCCAGCCAGGGCGACGACCTGATGCTGCAGGCGGTGGACGTCAAGGGCATCAAGGTGCTGGCGGCCGTGCTCAATGGCGCCGACGCCAAGACCCTGCGCGACACGCTCGACAAGCTGAAAGACAAGCTCAAGACCGCCGCCATCGTGCTGGCCGCCGTGGACGGCAACAAGGTGCAGCTGGCTGCGGGTGTCACCGCCGACAGCGTGGGCAAGGTCAAGGCCGGCGAACTGGTGAACTTTGTGGCCCAGCAGGTCGGTGGCAAGGGCGGCGGCAAGGCCGACATGGCCATGGCCGGCGGCACCGATGCCTTGGGCCTGGACGCCGCGCTCAAGTCGGTGCAGACCTGGGTGGCCGAGCGGGCCTGA
- a CDS encoding FAD-binding and (Fe-S)-binding domain-containing protein, which produces MNAPLPLAVTRETPDAAYERVADISNEVAGQLARRLTQETQGEVLFSPADRGRYATDASIYQQMPVGVFVPQDANDVRLALDICRDLTVPIVPRGGGTSQCGQTVGAGLVIDHSKHMRRVLDVDVSGRTATVEPGLVLDHLNAQLKPHGLWYPVDVSTSAQATLGGMAGNNSCGSRSVAYGNMVHNVLGAQAWLADGSLVDFGDHATASPQAKAIGDFVCDLALEHADEIDARWPKVLRRVAGYNLDIFRNQNEKPYTHDGSVNLSHLLIGSEGTLALTRSLKLRLGELPRAKVLGVVNFPTFFQAMDSAQHIVKLGEGMAVGQLTAVELVDRTMIELSLKNPAFAPTIRTALSPHINGGKPEAVLLVEFSGPSKADIAHKIRELVELMGDLGLPGSVVEMIDDAPQKNLWEVRKAGLNIMMSLRGDGKPVSFIEDCAVPLVHLAEYTDALTEVFHKHGSRGTWYAHASVGTLHVRPILDMRRGGASKMRQIAEEASELVRKYKGAYSGEHGDGLCRGEWIEWQFGPRINDAFARIKQHLDPTGLLSPNRIINPPKMDDTRLMRFPPSYKVVPIQPVLDWSAWDVKADPVTEVTTAPGTGEDPARGLAKAVEMCNNNGHCRKFDAGTMCPSYRVTRDEQHLTRGRANTLRLALSGQIPGLAGSDALTSEVVREAMDLCVGCKGCKRDCPTGVDMAKMKVEFLQHYKAKHGHTLKDRLVAQLPDYAAWAAPLAPLLNLRNRVPLLATLTEKWLGLSAKRSLPQWHAQHFFNAPLKTATRDEVLAAERGVVLFVDTFNGYFESENAHAAVQVLQAAGYTVHVATKAKDDGKHLCCGRTYLASGMVEQAKEKAREVVQSLLPFAHKGIAIVGLEPSCLLTLRDEMLVMGLGSAPQQIAEHALLFEEFLAREAKAGRLDGLKAKLKAVDKAVLLHGHCHQKAFDAVSPILEVLRWIPGAKPQLIESSCCGMAGSFGYEASHHTVSMQMAELSLLPAVRAEPEAIVVADGTSCRHQIHDGAQREAVHVSRLLAGLLAD; this is translated from the coding sequence ATGAACGCACCCTTGCCACTGGCCGTGACCCGTGAGACCCCGGACGCAGCGTACGAGCGCGTGGCCGACATCAGCAACGAAGTGGCTGGCCAGCTGGCGCGCCGCTTGACGCAGGAGACGCAGGGCGAGGTGCTGTTCAGCCCGGCAGACCGCGGGCGCTACGCCACCGACGCCTCGATCTACCAGCAGATGCCGGTGGGCGTGTTCGTGCCGCAAGACGCGAACGACGTGCGCCTGGCGCTGGACATCTGCCGCGACCTGACGGTGCCCATCGTGCCGCGCGGTGGCGGCACCAGCCAGTGTGGCCAGACCGTGGGCGCGGGCCTGGTGATCGACCACAGCAAACACATGCGCCGCGTGCTTGATGTGGATGTGTCAGGGCGCACCGCCACGGTGGAGCCCGGCCTGGTGCTCGACCACCTCAACGCGCAGCTCAAGCCGCACGGCCTGTGGTACCCCGTGGACGTGTCCACCAGCGCGCAGGCCACGCTGGGCGGCATGGCCGGCAACAACTCGTGTGGCAGCCGCTCGGTGGCCTACGGCAACATGGTGCACAACGTGCTGGGCGCGCAAGCCTGGCTGGCCGACGGCAGCCTGGTCGACTTCGGTGACCACGCCACCGCCAGCCCACAGGCCAAGGCCATCGGCGATTTCGTGTGCGACCTGGCCCTGGAGCACGCCGACGAGATCGACGCGCGCTGGCCCAAGGTGCTGCGCCGCGTGGCCGGCTACAACCTGGACATCTTCCGCAACCAGAACGAGAAGCCGTACACGCACGACGGCTCGGTGAACCTGTCGCACCTGCTCATCGGCAGCGAAGGCACGCTGGCGCTCACGCGTTCGCTCAAGCTGCGTCTGGGTGAACTGCCGCGCGCCAAGGTGCTGGGCGTGGTGAACTTCCCCACCTTCTTCCAGGCGATGGACAGCGCGCAGCACATCGTCAAGCTCGGCGAGGGCATGGCCGTGGGCCAGCTCACGGCGGTGGAGCTGGTCGACCGCACCATGATCGAACTTTCGCTCAAGAACCCGGCGTTCGCGCCCACCATCCGCACCGCGCTCTCGCCGCACATCAACGGCGGCAAGCCCGAGGCCGTGCTGCTGGTGGAGTTCAGCGGCCCGAGCAAGGCCGACATCGCGCACAAGATCCGCGAACTCGTCGAACTCATGGGCGACCTGGGCCTGCCCGGCAGCGTGGTGGAGATGATCGATGACGCGCCGCAGAAGAACCTGTGGGAGGTGCGCAAGGCGGGGCTGAACATCATGATGAGCCTGCGCGGCGACGGCAAACCCGTGAGCTTCATCGAAGACTGCGCGGTGCCGCTGGTGCACCTGGCCGAGTACACCGATGCACTCACCGAGGTGTTCCACAAACACGGCAGCCGCGGCACCTGGTACGCCCACGCCTCGGTGGGCACGCTGCACGTGCGCCCCATTCTCGACATGCGCCGCGGCGGCGCGAGCAAGATGCGCCAGATCGCCGAAGAAGCCAGCGAACTCGTGCGCAAGTACAAGGGCGCCTACAGCGGCGAACACGGCGACGGCCTGTGCCGCGGCGAGTGGATCGAATGGCAGTTCGGCCCGCGCATCAACGACGCGTTCGCCCGCATCAAGCAACACCTCGACCCCACCGGGCTGCTGTCGCCCAACCGCATCATCAACCCGCCGAAGATGGACGACACGCGGCTCATGCGCTTTCCGCCCAGCTACAAGGTGGTGCCCATCCAGCCCGTGCTTGACTGGAGCGCGTGGGATGTGAAGGCCGACCCCGTGACCGAAGTGACCACCGCACCGGGCACCGGCGAAGACCCGGCGCGGGGTCTCGCCAAGGCGGTGGAGATGTGCAACAACAACGGCCACTGCCGCAAGTTCGACGCCGGCACCATGTGCCCGAGCTACCGCGTCACCCGCGACGAACAGCACCTCACGCGCGGCCGCGCCAACACCTTGCGTCTCGCGCTCAGCGGGCAGATCCCGGGTCTCGCGGGCAGCGATGCGCTCACCAGCGAGGTGGTGCGCGAAGCCATGGACCTCTGCGTGGGTTGCAAGGGCTGCAAGCGCGACTGCCCCACCGGCGTGGACATGGCCAAGATGAAGGTCGAGTTCCTGCAGCACTACAAGGCCAAACACGGCCACACGCTGAAAGACCGGCTGGTCGCGCAGCTGCCCGACTACGCGGCCTGGGCCGCGCCCCTGGCGCCGCTGCTCAACTTGCGCAACCGTGTGCCGCTGCTGGCCACGCTGACGGAAAAATGGCTGGGCCTCTCGGCCAAACGCAGCCTGCCGCAGTGGCACGCGCAGCACTTCTTCAACGCGCCCTTGAAGACGGCCACGCGCGACGAGGTGCTCGCCGCCGAACGCGGCGTGGTGCTGTTCGTCGACACCTTCAACGGCTACTTCGAATCGGAGAACGCGCACGCGGCGGTCCAGGTGCTTCAGGCCGCCGGCTACACCGTGCACGTGGCGACCAAAGCCAAGGACGACGGTAAACACCTGTGTTGCGGCCGCACGTATCTGGCCAGCGGCATGGTGGAGCAGGCCAAAGAAAAGGCGCGCGAGGTGGTGCAGAGTCTTCTGCCGTTTGCGCACAAGGGCATCGCCATCGTGGGTCTGGAGCCCTCGTGCCTGCTCACGCTGCGCGACGAGATGCTGGTGATGGGCCTGGGCTCCGCGCCGCAGCAGATCGCCGAGCATGCCCTGCTGTTTGAAGAATTCCTGGCGCGCGAAGCCAAGGCCGGGCGGCTGGACGGCCTGAAGGCCAAACTCAAGGCGGTGGACAAGGCGGTGCTGCTGCACGGCCACTGCCACCAGAAGGCTTTCGATGCGGTCTCGCCCATCCTGGAGGTGCTGCGCTGGATTCCGGGCGCGAAACCGCAACTGATCGAGAGCAGCTGCTGCGGCATGGCCGGCAGCTTCGGCTATGAAGCCTCACACCACACGGTGTCGATGCAGATGGCCGAACTCAGCCTGTTGCCGGCGGTGCGCGCCGAACCTGAAGCCATCGTGGTGGCCGACGGCACCAGCTGCCGCCACCAGATCCACGACGGTGCGCAGCGTGAGGCGGTGCACGTGAGCCGCCTGCTGGCGGGTTTGCTGGCCGATTGA
- a CDS encoding Bug family tripartite tricarboxylate transporter substrate binding protein yields MQRRTFVTATATTAATLAAPMLRAQTLPVGPVRIIVGFAPGGGTDALARLVGQKLQAMWNLTVVVENRAGASGVIAADMVAKAPPDGNTLLMAHINSHALAPGLMPKLGYVVERDFTPLTLVGVTPNLLISNNDQPAKTVAELVAQCKANPGKVTFGSAGQGSAQHLALESFKLAAGVFALHIPYKGSGPMLTDLMGGQIGYSFDTMTAATPHVKSGKVRAIAQTRAKRALGHPTVPTMAESGFPGFEATTWYGLVGPGKMPPAIAQRMNEDINKVLAMPDVKEKLDLYGAEDGGGSAQQFADFIRTEQVKWSKVIKDAKVTIDS; encoded by the coding sequence ATGCAACGCAGAACCTTCGTCACCGCCACAGCGACCACCGCTGCCACCCTGGCCGCGCCCATGCTGAGAGCCCAGACCTTGCCCGTCGGTCCGGTGCGCATCATTGTGGGCTTCGCGCCCGGCGGTGGTACCGATGCATTGGCCCGCCTGGTGGGCCAGAAGCTGCAGGCCATGTGGAACCTCACGGTGGTGGTGGAGAACCGGGCCGGTGCGTCCGGCGTGATCGCCGCCGACATGGTGGCCAAGGCACCGCCCGACGGCAACACGCTGCTGATGGCCCACATCAACAGCCATGCGCTGGCCCCGGGGCTGATGCCCAAGCTGGGCTACGTGGTGGAACGCGACTTCACGCCACTCACCCTGGTGGGCGTGACACCCAACCTGCTCATCAGCAACAACGACCAGCCCGCCAAAACGGTGGCCGAACTCGTGGCCCAGTGCAAGGCCAACCCGGGCAAGGTCACCTTCGGCTCCGCCGGCCAGGGATCGGCCCAGCATCTCGCGCTGGAGTCGTTCAAGCTCGCCGCCGGTGTGTTCGCGCTGCACATTCCGTACAAAGGCTCCGGCCCGATGCTGACCGACCTGATGGGTGGGCAGATCGGCTACTCGTTCGACACCATGACGGCCGCCACCCCGCACGTGAAGAGCGGCAAGGTGCGCGCCATCGCGCAGACCCGCGCCAAACGCGCCCTGGGCCACCCGACCGTGCCGACCATGGCCGAGTCCGGCTTCCCCGGCTTTGAGGCCACCACCTGGTACGGCCTGGTGGGCCCGGGCAAGATGCCACCCGCCATTGCCCAGCGCATGAACGAAGACATCAACAAGGTGCTGGCCATGCCCGACGTGAAGGAGAAGCTGGACCTCTACGGCGCCGAAGACGGCGGCGGTTCGGCCCAGCAGTTCGCCGACTTCATCCGCACCGAGCAGGTGAAGTGGTCCAAGGTGATCAAGGACGCCAAGGTAACGATTGACAGCTGA